Proteins encoded within one genomic window of Camelina sativa cultivar DH55 chromosome 19, Cs, whole genome shotgun sequence:
- the LOC104768199 gene encoding glutathione S-transferase T3-like, translated as MSSYNTFSQSSSYLDLLNSQGESLNEDNSPYEIPQWNSQQSPDVPLSQEAPVRKDRKKWNPADDEILISAWLNTSQDPIIANQQKGGSFWQRIQKYYTKSPHAIANGEQGLNINCKQRWFKINEFTNKFCGAYAAVERLNSSGHSENDVLKVAHEIYFSDYKTKFTMEHCWCLLRFEQKFLNQNAINTPSPSVRTKRKPVGAADQSEATHTEQDSEIRPQGIKAAKADRKNSQGKALAEYTSMWEVKRVDMAEKEKLQKLGILDTLLAKPEPLSGADQLIKDKIVVKYLMGHDYSYSQPDSSEEYDRYSQDTEQREIEALIRMDEAESNLLNTQATQPSPT; from the exons ATGAGTTCTTACAATACATTCAGTCAGTCTTCTAGTTATTTAGATCTTCTCAATAGTCAAGGAGAGTCACTTAACGAAGACAACTCTCCTTACGAAATACCTCAATGGAACTCTCAACAATCCCCGGATGTACCTCTTTCTCAAGAGGCACCTGTCAGGAAGGATAGGAAGAAGTGGAATCCGGCTGACGATGAAATTTTGATCAGTGCGTGGTTGAATACTTCGCAGGACCCGATTATTGCTAATCAACAGAAGGGAGGAAGCTTTTGGCAAAGGATTCAAAAATACTATACAAAGTCTCCTCATGCTATAGCCAACGGTGAACAGGGGCTGAACATAAACTGTAAACAGAGGTGGTTCAAGATCAATGAGTTCACTAACAAGTTCTGTGGGGCTTATGCAGCTGTAGAGAGACTAAACAGTAGTGGACACTCTGAGAACGATGTGCTGAAGGTGGCTCACGAGATATACTTCTCTGACTATAAGACGAAGTTTACAATGGAGCATTGCTGGTGTTTGTTAAGGTTTGAGCAGAAATTCCTTAACCAAAACGCGATTAACACCCCCTCACCTTCAGTcagaacaaagaggaaaccaGTTGGTGCAGCTGATCAATCCGAGGCAACCCACACTGAACAAGACTCTGAGATAAGGCCTCAAGGTATCAAGGCTGCGAAGGCTGACAGGAAGAACTCTCAGGGAAAGGCTCTTGCTGAGTACACGAGCATGTGGGAAGTCAAGAGGGTGGATATGGCTGAAAAGGAGAAGCTACAGAAGCTTGGCATACTAGACACACTTCTTGCCAAACCGGAGCCACTTAGTGGAGCTGATCAACTTATAAAGGATAAGATAGTG GTTAAGTATCTGATGGGCCATGACTACAGCTACTCTCAGCCTGATTCCTCAGAGGAGTATGACAGATATTCGCAGGACACTGAGCAGAGGGAAATAGAAGCTTTGATTCGGATGGATGAGGCTGAGAGTAACTTACTCAATACTCAGGCGACTCAACCCTCCCCAACCTGA